In the genome of Lathyrus oleraceus cultivar Zhongwan6 chromosome 4, CAAS_Psat_ZW6_1.0, whole genome shotgun sequence, the window CACACTCAATCAATTGAATATCAGTTGGTGGCAAGACAAGTATAGGCCTGAAAAAACATAAGCATAATTGATAACTATCATTATAAATTAAGAAATTCACTCATGCATACTGAAAGAGACAATTCACATGAAGTAAGAATGACTACCTTCCTTCTTTATCCTTTGTTTCCTTGGTTCTTCTTAACATCAAGGTCCTCAAAATTCCCTTGACCAATTTCAGGGCTCTTTGATCACCCTGCTCATAGGGCTTTTGAATCAACTTAGTCCACCTATATTACAAAGCAGATTAACAAATGAAATAGTAGTCTTCAAATGATTTTTATTCCAAAACATTGATCAATTTACACTAGCTACAAGATAGCCTAATATTTGACATACCACTGCCAACTGCACCAAGGTTCAATGCGCAGGAAAGACAGGAGACTGAATAGATCCTCCAAACTATTCTGAAACAGAGAACATCACAATTTCAGAAAGAGATTCTTGACAATACACTCTTTTGCTTAATAACTATGAGCTCATTATATGGGAGGAGTACTTTTCTACTAGCAATTCTATAAATTACACAAAATGTTTCTCAATAATTAACCTGAAGCGGTGTTCCAGTTAGACACCAGCGGCAGTGTGAGGACAGGGCAATAGTAGCCTGGGCAACCTGACTTTTATGGGCTTTAATATGGTGAGCTTCGTCTAGTACCACTCTGAACAATTGGACCCTGTGGTAGATGCTATTCTCTCCATCCTGGTTTCAAAGAATCAGGGAATCCAAAATGAGGAGGTTCACTAtttaaatttatgaaaataaaatacaaataaataTTTCCTTACACTTTTATATGAAGCTGATAGGACACCATATGTTGTCAAGACAACGTCGTACTCTAACAACAAATCAACATTATCAGTTCTACCCCCACCATAATGAACAAATATGGATATGCTGCCTGATTTTGAATGTGTTTCAAGCTCGTCCTGGATATTATAAACCATTGTAAATTGCCTTTCACATAAATATTGAGATATATATAAAAGAACAACCATGCTTTTTTAATTGGCTTAAATATAAAAGAACAACCATGCTTTTTTAATTGGCTTAATTAGAGAGGAATCTCACCTTCCACTGACCCAATAATGCCATGGGACAAACAATCAGAGTGCCACCCTCTACATTGTTAATATTCCTCCTCTTAGTTGAGAAAATGTTGTCATATAGGCTCTCTGCGTTACTGTCTTCTGACTTCACCCTGCCTGGATTACTTAGAATCAAAGCAATTGTCATAACAGTCTTTCCAAGTCCCATTGCATCCGCCAGAATCTACAATAAACAAACACAACTGCAATAAGACAAACAGTTCAAAGTGCATGTCGCATTTGGTATTTCAAAATTGATGGCTTCAAACAAACTCACTCCTCCTCTTGCTCTCTGTGTTGCTTGTGGAAATTTCTTTGCCGCCTCCCCAGTAAATATGTTCACATAAATTGTCCTTCTGATAAAAAGTATGTCAGGTTAAAATGTATATTGATATTGAGGTAAAAGCTACGTTTTGTTTGAGGAACCATGTACTATTAGTACTTACCCATTGCATATATTGTAGGCTGACCAGCAAGGATGTAGATTtctatcagcattttcatcatcAGCTCCCTTCTCAATTTCTGTCATCCAATACAGAGCTTGACTCTGGTAAGGCTTTAGACTACACATCAGGGTTGTTGGTGCTTTTTTCTCCTAAAGATACGTAAGACATAAATGGGTTGGCCACAGACACAGAAGAAAGAGAAGTTGAAGACTATCAATTGAAATTGGAACACAATTTATACACCTCTAAGTCAAAGACTTCAGCAGCTCCAACAAGTTTATTCAAAGCTGACTCTGAAAGAGCTTGTTCATTCTTATTTGGCTCAGGAAGTGGCTCACTGATGCCTTTTCTTCGCTTATTAACAGGAAAAACTGAAGCTTCATCTGAATCAAGCTAGTAATATAAACAGAAAATTTAGGCATCTAGCATGCattcacaacaacaacaacattcaatTCAATTTAAACAATAATATCATGAAAGCTCTATAAAAGTGGGGAAAGAAAGAAAATAGTTGAACATACTTTAAGAATCCGCTTCCGAGCCTTCATTTCCTCAGGGGTGAAATCAGCCTAGTTAAAATAACAAAAACACATTACAAATGCAACactaacaaacaaacaaacaaaacaattaaaaaatagTGATTCAATACCTTCCTATATGGCTCAATCTCTAGCATGTTTAACAGTGTAAGGAGGGGGTAAGCAGCAGAGTTAATGTGGCCACAAGCCTCTAGCCTCCAAGAGGTATCAACAGACTCCAAGAATACAGATTGATGAACATAAAAACTGTCCATAAATCAAACGAATGGGTTCATCCACCAATaaactcaacatcatattcaaatGAAATAGCCAAGTTACAGGCACAAAACTAAGTAAAAGGGAAAGCTTTCATCAACATCATTTAAACTAAACTAAACTAACATAAGGAAACAAGAAGTTACCCATACCTCACTAACAACATTATTTCTTGCATCATTTCCAATTTATATGGTGTGGCAATGCATCGGCCTTGAACCCTAACATTTCCAGATTGCACAAGAGGCATGACAGATTTTGCCCATTCCATTGGCAGCCTCCCAACCTAAAGTGTTAAATACAACAACATAACCAAAATATATGACTTCGATTCCTTCTCACAAAAGCATCAAATCAAGCAACATTGCATTTTAATAACAAAACAATTCAGGGAAATTACACACAATAAAATATTTCAAATAGTAAGCATTGCAATCAATTGATATTATTATTACCACTCCAGAACGTTTGGTTGAGACGCGAACAATCCATTGGAACTTGTAAGAGGTATTTGGGTCAGGGAAATTGAAATAAACAATCTCATTATCCACCAATCTCCTTAGTCCTCTAGCTGTGGAAGTAGCAACCTCAATCTTCCTTCCGAGTAATGACCACCCAGGCTCAACAGGAAACTCACCATCCTCAAGATTCGGAATCTTCTTCTCTTCCACTGCATCTTTCTTCACCACCTTCAAAACACTAACTTCGTCATTAACAGCGGCTTCTTTCCCTTTCACTACCTTCAACACCTCCAAATCATTAATATCTACTTCCTTCTCCTTGGAAGCTTCTTCATTTGATTGAATCCGCGTTGCTTCATTAATCGGATCAGCGATGATGGATTCCTGTGTTTCACAAATCACATTGACATTGATAGCTTCTTCCTCAGTTTGAATAGGTAGTTCAACTTCCGTTGACTTCAGCGATTCATCTACGAATCCAGTCTTAACCGATTCCTGAGTCTCATAAACCACATCAACATCGGCACTCTCCGTATTCTTTGGAATCGTTGATTCAACTTCCATTGATTTCATCGATTCGTCAACAGTGACAACTTGTGTGTTCGTAGCCTTTAGAAAATCGTCAAACGGGAGCCTTGAACGCCGCTCCACGGAAGGTTTGACATCTTCTTCTTGAGGCTCGTCGTTCACCTTGATCATCGGGGTTTTGCATGCTTCGAACTCGTCGGAGTTAGGGTTCAGAGTAGGCGGCGTGGCAAGAACACGAGCGTCGCCATTGCTGGTTAGGGCGCGGACAACGGTGAGTGGCTGAGCGACGAGAACTGGATTTCCGTTTCTAAAAACGACATTGTCGTTTTCCATTGTTCTGAAAACCTTCTCTTTTTTTCGAGAACGTTCCGTCATGGATATACAGAAATATCAGAAAATAACTTAACGAAAAGAGAAAATATCAAACCTATTCGAaagcgcttttggttttaattttttttttaatttaaagactttagacagcgctttatcaaaagcgctgactaaggtctatatttaaaagcgctttctaaaagcgctgtctaagggggggtcttagacagcgcttttagaaagcgctgtctaagacccccccttagacagcgctttcattatttttttggaacattttccgtgttttattttaattttaaccttagacagcgctttcttttaaaagcgctgtctaagatgcgctgttaaaagtcatttttggcgtagtggcacctgtcttcggaagatgttctagaaaccactgatacaataaaggagcacaacaagcaatcaaCCCCTTCTTCTTAGTATACCTATGACTTATGTGATAATAGACATCGGCTAACAAAGTGGGTACTGGGTTCCTAGTAAGGAAGACACAAATGGCAGTCATGTCTATAAAACCATCCATATTAGGGAACAGGACGATGCCATAGATAGCCAATGCAATAGCAGAGTAACAAGCATCCCAACTTTCTGCCTTCAACAGGGTATGAGCTCTTTCCAAAAGAAAACTTAGTGAAAACCCTTTGGTATTTCCTTTGGTCTCTAAATTATCTTTTGCTTCTTTTTCATCCATGTGTAGCGCACTAGCAATGTCCTCGAGGGGCAAAGATTCATCTGTCCCTTCAAATAGTGACTTGTCCTTCATAGGGATCCTAACAAGACGCTCGAATTCTTCTAACGTTGGTGCTAGCtggaagtcttggaatgtgaagcatcttaaaggtaaGTCATAAAATTGGGCTAAAGTGATCAAGGCTGTATGGTCCACTTGTTGATTGAGGATGCTGAGCAAATTGCCATAGTTCTTTCCAAAGTTGATTATGTATACAGGGTGCATCTGAGAGATCAGGCTACGTAAGCTCCTTAGATCGGGATCTTTGAACTTGAATGAGTAAATGTTCcttttgcttgattccatgtttcttgaattcctgcaactcatgatactcagattccttggaaataaaataatatgaatgcTATGCTATGAATGATGTTATGTGTGTCACATGTAGGTTAATATACAGGTCATGAGAGCGGGTATTCTTGGTTTCTAAACAAAACCCTTTTGGTAGAATGCTAAAGGTAAgaggttcccaaagtcatcaatcaATGTTTAAGAAAGTTATTGTCATGATGAAAACTCATCTGCTAATAACATCCCTAAACAGAGTCTCgtttgggtgaggccttcgtatagtcccaaagaggaagactcctagtgggtccatactatacaactctcgagtccaaggttctaataaggttctcagagtcatagatcgaggttgggaataccactgtaaggtagtaatacgcccaagggatctcatctgattggggctttcaTATTACCCTAATAAGTCTGAGACTTTTcaggtaaatactacataaccaccggatataatgggttaaaaggtccctagagtcattgatccaacttgagaatactatcgccgtgacgaaaactcgtcgggcaataatatttcaagagaatctcctctaggcggggtcttcgtttcttcccaacaaggaagactccttgtgggcgaccactacgcaaccaccaacttaatcttatggtttttctcagactcgggtggagagcctatctcacaaagtatcatCAACCAGAGCACCCCCaataagacatagtcaataaatcacaatataataattatgacagaataataatAGCATAATAGAAAAATAacagacaaacaaacaagattaacacacaattcagaaactgaactaaattaggcttcactctcttttgcttggagctagtccctagcagagtcgccatctgtcgcatctcgaaaaatacgattcctcgcgatggtcgcggaaaatattagtgttcgaacagagtcgccaccgaactttatttatcccaatgaaggaataggaaaatatctataaaacctttaggaagtggaataatggtcgtcgcaaccatattcgggttcgggagtggattacgtaaggggaaggtattagcaccccttacgtccgttgtactcaacgggaaccttttagttcaaatgtgcgtttcgagtgttaatttatgtttgtttgttatctttgggttatagAAATTAAtgggaacctcagaaagggaaaagggaggttttttattagtgtgctcgcgaagatacagcaatctcctgcctacgtatccttatagtgcaataaggaagtcagagcactcgtagttcgggaactacggttggttggtgtgttttttatgaacaactgtttagatcgcgttctaaaggctaaacactggcttgtctactctcggcggaggcttaagcattggtttgttgtgcgcattagaaaaGATTAACAGTGTTCCTTTTTaaaaagagttttggtcacacgagggtgacaagttggattaatatgttggatattttgtttgactgttttcgatcgcacgagggcgagaaaggataaacttggtaggttgagatatttttggttggatgacgattactcggataattgagtaagataactcgtatcctaatagtcgggaaagggaatagaagactctagaccactttctttttcatccttaattataggaaagatttgataatagttaaAGTGCTTTGGgcggatgacgaatactcggataatcgagtaagacaactcgcatcctaataatcgggaaagagaatagaagactctagaccactttctgtttcatctgaatatttatgaaaataaggttgtatatggttgatgtatttttaggataaacgacaagtgctcgaatgactgagtaagacaactcatatccaagcatttgagaagaggagttgaaagctcaaaactatctcctttttcgtatagtttgttacgaaaataatttgattaagttgtacgtttatggaaaaatgataattgctcgactgaccgagtaagagaactcgtattcaaacaattgaggagagaagttgaaaactcaaagtcatctcccttttcatttagttcattatgaaaataatttgatttaatcgggtttagaagtttgtagaggaacgacaattatttgactgaccaagtaagagaacttgtattcaaataatcgaggagaaaaattgaagactcaaagttatctcccttttagtttcttgttataaaaggatttgatttatttcttcttaaatggattagaaatgacgaccatttgactaaccgagtaagaaaactcgtattcaaataatcgaggagaggagttgaaaactcaaaaccatcccccttttcattttcaaatagAGTGTCGTTTAGAggtgattaagtattttaatttaactttcgatgtcggatcgaggttttaaaaattgcattcttgtgaatgaattgaatttatttagtgaatggttcatttaatcgattaattaaaaccgagtaggtctcattgtaagaaagcccaagagtaagccatgtgaggttgatggcgatgcttttacaagcgatcgacttacatAGGTGTTTTGAgaaatgggctcgactttgaatcgagaggttttatttgtttttttaaaaattggtttgaattgatggCATGAGAATTATAAtcttttttgtattttttaagtcTTTATCATTTTTTTTGGTTCATTTTAAGATGAGATGAAGGATGTACAATGATATAAagtaaatataaaaaataaatgttaGAAGCGGAATTTAAAAGAGTTAGATGCTAATTGCGGTAATTAAAAAAATAGCGTTAATCGTTAAATGTTAGGTGGTAATTGAAATCAACATGGAATAATCGAGAGAATTGCAATAAAAATATTAAATCTAAAACAAATAACTAAAGTTTAGTTAATAAAAatatcattaaattaaaactcaaaacaatattaaactatcaaaaatctcaattctaaactattatccaaaatattaattttaaaatattaataaagatttaaattctaaaatcattctaaattaaagttctaaaataattctaaattaacttataattctaattaatctacaattattttaaaaaaaaagtctaattaaattctaaaatattttcaaagattaaaatctaaaataattctaaattaaattaaaaattctaaagTAATTTTAAATCgacttataattctaattaatctacaataatttctaaaaaaaaggaaaactaattaaattctaaaatattttcaaagattaaaatctaaaatcattctaaattaaactaaaattctaaaataaatctAAATCATAATAGGATTCTAATTAGTCTGCaattatttctaaataaaaaaactatctaattaaatcctaaaatattaacaaagatttAAATTTTAAAACCATTCTAATTTAAGTTAAAATTCTAAAAACAAATCTAAATCACAaaataattctaattaatctataattatttctaaataaaaaattatctaattaaattctaagatatttttcaattaaattctaaaatcattctaaattaaactaaaattctaaaataaatataaatcacaaaagaattctaattaatctataattatttctaaataaaaaattatctaattaaattctaagatattaacaattaaattctaaagtccttctaaattaaactaaaattctaaaataaatataaatcacaaaagaattctaattaatctataattatttctaaataaaaatTATCTAATTAGATTCTAAGATATTTTCCAATTAacattaaaaaaatcattatgGTCTTAACAAAAAAAAACAGCCAATCGTATGGGGGGTGCTGATAGGGATTAATGGGCCAAATCTGGAAGGCCCGAAACAGACCCATCTAGGTTAAACCTAAAACAGAAAAAGGAAAAGGCATCGTTGCTTTCTCAATAGCCTTTCTCTTTCTGCAGTTTTCAATCGTTCCAAACTTAGCAAACCCTAAAAGTTTCTTCCTCCCGGAGAAGACCGCCGAAGGCGACGGCTTACGGTGGAGCCTCCCTTCTTCTCCAACCACCCTCTACCCAAAAAACCTAACTTCAAACACTAACTCCCTCTCTTTTTGGCCGGAGAATCAAAATCCGGCCTTCCTTTCCCCTAAATCGTCCTCAATCGACCGGATCGAGACGAAAACGAGCCTAAAACTCGACCAACCGAAAACCCAAACAAACGACCAAAACAAAACCTAAAACTCCTTTCAAACAGCCAATAGAAACCACATGGAGACAAAACAGTTTAAACCTAAACCCTAAATTTGAAATTAAACCTTCAGTAGTTGCATTTCAATGAAATCATAAAGGGGGTTTTACTCAACTCACAAAGACGAATGCAATAGTATGGAGATTTTTGGAAAAGAAGGGAGAAAAAGACTACTTGATCGGAGCCGGTCCGGCGATGAAGTCTCCTCTGACACGATCCAGATAAGCCTTCTTCTACTCTTTAAACTCTCTTTCCCTTCCTCTGTTCTTCcttcttctttttgtttttgGACTATGTTGATGTCTTTTTTAATCTTAGGGTTTGGATGTTTTTTGATTTACTGTTGAATCTGGCTTCGTGTTAAGGAAATATTTTTTGAGTTTAACAGAGAAAAACAATTTTAATTGCTTCTCTTAGATTTCCCCAAAACGTATGTTGTGTTGTTTTTGGATTTTATGCTTACAAAGAAGTATCTCCGTCCCCCTGGATTTTTTAGATGTGTTCTTATATATCTCCTGATCTCTTCACAGATGAATTTTTTATCCTCAAAAGAAAAACCGTCTGTTATGCCTTTCCATTCCCGGTTATTGTGGATTCCATTTTTGTAAATGTGTTACTGTTTTAAGTTATTTTCGAAGTGCTTTTTTGAGTGTTCGTATTGGACTTCTGGATAAAATGTTAAACTGATTAACTCATTAATTACTTTTCAGTTCTTTAAGTGCTTATGAAAAGGGTTTTTTAATTAAGCTATTTTTATCCCTGCAGGTTAcaatttgaagtgattttgatGGGATGGGATGTGGTTGCGTGAAGCTTCACAGAAACAAGTTTGAGGCGTATCAGCTCCAAGGAATGTCCAACGGTCCCTGGCTTTGGTCTCTTGGGGCAATGGTTCTTATCAATTGCAACAGCTTTTATTAAGTTAGGATGTAATCAATTAAGTATTTAGGTTAAGTGTATATTTGGACTATTTGTAACCTATTGTACTCAGAATC includes:
- the LOC127136905 gene encoding DNA repair protein RAD5B; its protein translation is MTERSRKKEKVFRTMENDNVVFRNGNPVLVAQPLTVVRALTSNGDARVLATPPTLNPNSDEFEACKTPMIKVNDEPQEEDVKPSVERRSRLPFDDFLKATNTQVVTVDESMKSMEVESTIPKNTESADVDVVYETQESVKTGFVDESLKSTEVELPIQTEEEAINVNVICETQESIIADPINEATRIQSNEEASKEKEVDINDLEVLKVVKGKEAAVNDEVSVLKVVKKDAVEEKKIPNLEDGEFPVEPGWSLLGRKIEVATSTARGLRRLVDNEIVYFNFPDPNTSYKFQWIVRVSTKRSGVVGRLPMEWAKSVMPLVQSGNVRVQGRCIATPYKLEMMQEIMLLVSFYVHQSVFLESVDTSWRLEACGHINSAAYPLLTLLNMLEIEPYRKADFTPEEMKARKRILKLDSDEASVFPVNKRRKGISEPLPEPNKNEQALSESALNKLVGAAEVFDLEEKKAPTTLMCSLKPYQSQALYWMTEIEKGADDENADRNLHPCWSAYNICNGRTIYVNIFTGEAAKKFPQATQRARGGILADAMGLGKTVMTIALILSNPGRVKSEDSNAESLYDNIFSTKRRNINNVEGGTLIVCPMALLGQWKDELETHSKSGSISIFVHYGGGRTDNVDLLLEYDVVLTTYGVLSASYKSDGENSIYHRVQLFRVVLDEAHHIKAHKSQVAQATIALSSHCRWCLTGTPLQNSLEDLFSLLSFLRIEPWCSWQWWTKLIQKPYEQGDQRALKLVKGILRTLMLRRTKETKDKEGRPILVLPPTDIQLIECEQSESERDFYDALFLRSKVSCP